ATCCAAGGTATATCTAACTATGTATTTATACaaaagatatgtataaaaaATCAGAATTGTTCTAAATTTATAATAGTGGCaaataatacaaaatgaaaacattaattaaacattaatgttaaaaaaagaaaaatttcttcaaattaaAGATGGAAGAATTGCCAACACCATGGGCATGAATGGAAAATACaaagttttttatttattgtatattaaagtGTTTGTAATAACTAATGTAATGAAGGAATTGAATAGTGATTACTCCTGAGATAGATGTAAATAACATTTGTAAATAACATGATTTTATTGATATAAAAACAGTACATTGCACGGTCTTACAAAAATTGGGATGACATCTTTCACGATTAGGTGAAAACGTTTGCGAAACAATAATGTTAGATTAAGACATTAATTATTAGAAAAAAAGCATTTATTGCTTGACATTGTAAGTAATACGATTTTAgaatcgttttgtatatttgatTCTTATGGTAATATATTCATTCACGAAAGGTCACGAAATGTCTGTTGTATACAAACAAACTTATTGCCATATTTGATTTATTATGTTTCTTGcgaaaaatatatgtacattcttatctttaaaaaattctaGTTACTTATAGTAAAATAAGCACTTCCAATACTTACCTATAGATAGATTGCttttgatttttataaaatggAGGTTATGGAAATAGAGGGTAAGTATTAACAGCATGTCAAATAAACAACGCTTAACAGGATAAGTTGTATCAAGTAAAATCATGTACATGTGTGATTgaacataaaaataattaaaatatttttttattttctatgctataAAGAATATAAACCTTATTAGTCATTttttatgttataaattaaagaataaagggatttatatatatatatgtatttgtatataCAAAAGTACAATTATTCATtctaattttgataaaatattacagCAGAAGAAGGAGAAGCACAAATGGAACATGTAGTAGAAGGTCATTCTGAAGAATCTGATAATGATAATGCCGACGACTTAGAAATCCAAGTTCAAACAGAAGATACAAGTAAGTTCATTTTAAATTTCATGTAtgttgtattaaatatataaatatcgcattatttagaaaataatattgCATGTAATATTTTAGAAGACAAtgatgaaaatgaaacaaaaacaaaaaaggcAAAAGAAACAACTTTAAATGAATCTGATGTTGATTCTGACCAGTCTTGTCCAATATGCATGGATTTATGGACTAGTTCTGGGGATCATCGTTTGTGTTGTTTACGATGTGGACATTTGTTTGGATATAGTTGCATTTTAAGATGGTTACAAACTTCTTGCACTAGTGGCAACCGTCGTTGTCCACAGTGTAATAGGAGAGCTGCTGTGAAAGATATCAGAATGTTGTATGCCAAAAAGTTAACGTCTATAGATACCAGCGAATTGgataaattaaaagaacaaTTAAATAATGTTAGTTCTGAAAAAAATCGTATAGAAATGGAACTTTCAAAATATACTTTAAGACAAAAGTTATTTGAACAGCAAATTGCTAGTATGAGGAATAGGATCTCTGAACTAGAAAATCAGCAATCAGAAATAAATGTTCATTCTTGCCAGAAGATTTCTAAACATATGATTAAAAAGTTCCATTTAGATCGATCTATAGAGATATGTAAGGACGGCGGTTGCCGTGTATTAGACTACAACCCATGGTTTGGATTCCTAGTTGTATCTCAGAAGTCAACTAATATGTTATTTTCGGGTTATGGTATTAAAAAAATTGACTCGGATAAATTTCAACCACGTCAATTTATTCTTTTACATAATCAAGTTATAAGAGATATTACATTTAATACAACTCAACATTCGTTGCTGCTTAGTGTTGGTTTTGATAAATGTGCAAAATTAATGGATATTCAAAATCACATTATTTTGCATACTTATCAAACAGGATCTCCATTGTGGAGCTGCTGTTGGTCAGGCAATAATTCAAATGTATTTTTTGCGGGTGCACAAAATGGATCTATAACACAATTTGATATTAGACAAACTTCTGGTGCTGTTGAAACTTTAGACAATGCAGGCGACAGATCACCAGTAGTTTCTCTAGCAACAGTGCCTTTTAATCCGGGTAGCGGTATTAGTCGGGGTGGATTCATAGCATGCCATTTGAGTACATGTTATGCTTATGAGCAGAAAGACTCAAAATATTTACCTAAACAAATATTCCTTGAAGGTCCGTTTATATCTGTGTGTTACGATCAAAAGAATAATCATACTTTAATATCTTCCCGACCAAATGCTAGACAGCCTCATGCACGACACATAGTATGTACTATAGAAAAAGACAGTGAGGAATCAACAATTTGTAATGTAGTACATACGTTCCATGCTGGTAATTCTCAACAGTTATTGTCTCGACCATGTTacttaaatattgaaaatgatacATTAGTTGCTGCATATCAAGAATCTAGTACCAGTATATCATTATGGAGTGTATCTACTGGAAAACAAGTAAATAGTCTTCCTGTTTCTGATCCTGTAGTGGATATGTGTGCAGTTGATgttagtaataatttatatttagcaACACTCTCTTCAAAAAAAGTTAGAATTTATAATCATGGATAACTATCATTACTAtggaagtaaataaaaatatctcatATTTTTTCCATACACAtcatacatttataatgtaatagatACATGATATAACTAATAATATCGTATTtgtttttacattaaatttaaacaacattattttatataaaattgtgtGTTGTCAAAAAAAAGTAATGATACAAAATCTAAACTCGTAAATATGAAAcataaattttcttattaacGACAATGCaaaaatttctgtatacacaACTTGAATTACCAAAAAATACTAAAAGGAAATTTTTATGTTACCATTTCCCATTTAAAGATACACATGTTTATCGCTGTGCATATATACaatgaatatttgttatataaatatttttctaccaATCTAAAAACTGTTTCAGTAGTTGTCCTGCATACTATTTCAAAACAggataataatattaaagataattatatatttatatactattagataatataactaataatatacaaatttattgAACTCAATAGATAATCAAGATATTAAGATAAGGAAATTTTTGTACAAGTATccctattatttttattaaaaaatgttatttattgatatttttgaagtattaaattacatttagaATCTATATAGCTGCTGTAAccaattattttcataaaatacttcatgtgtaattaattttttatatctgTAATTATAAATCAAACAAACCAAATAGTATAATCTAGTAGTACACCTCTAACACAGCCTCCGCATAAATTACTAGAAAatgtgaaagaaaatttaaaattcctaTGCCAGGAATAcaatattgtttaaatatattaagaaaaatcTATGTAACTTGTAGAGGATAACACATATAATGCTATACAAATAGTTCTTTTGAACAAGTTTCAAATATATTCTACATAGGCTGCTATCTTATTAGAGATTTAAGAATAATTAGTGTCTTAAATTATTTAACCTGCAATTCTTCACAAACAATATAActataaatttcattaaatatttttaatctaaaatggtttttgaaatttcataagCTGGAAGTGTCAATGTTACATGGAAGTATCGATGTCATAATTTCTGATAGCTTTTTATTATCAACTTTCAACTTATGTTcatttaaaaatcaaatttgCTTTGTACCATTATTCTTAATGATGTAATAAATGCAATTTTTAATGTGGAATGTACATCTCCAGCTTCGAGTACAGAAAACTATGCATacgtaaaaagatatttataaatgatAGTAATAGTAAATTATGAATCACTGAAACATAACCCTTCACCAAAAATGTACAGAATTTAAATATCAACAGTATAGCATTTAtgtttatcattttttttacaaatcCCTTTTAACGCTAACAGGTTGGTGTCTATTTCAATAATGTACAATCAGATCTAAATAGATAAACCTCTTTGTGGCTTAAAGAAATCTACTAAAATCTAATAATAAAAGTATAAGCTAATCGTGGTTTTCATTTTAATGTAATAAAGCATACAGAGTAGATATTGATTTATAAAAACAAAACGAAAAGTTTACTAAGTACTATTTCATGCAAACATTTTTTcactgaaaagaaaaaaatatatcacCAAATACAATGACATAAAGAGAAACGCCCAATAAGAAATTTAGAAATATACAGTAATTTGTACAAAGAGATTTAATAAATGTTTAACATATAAAACTATGTTtttgttaaaaagaaaaaaatgataaatgcATTATGGcttaaataacatttttaaactTTTAATAAACGTAAGATGAAGAATGACATACTTTTCATACAGTTTTTTTTAAGTGTGCTAT
Above is a genomic segment from Bombus vancouverensis nearcticus chromosome 1, iyBomVanc1_principal, whole genome shotgun sequence containing:
- the Rfwd3 gene encoding ring finger and WD repeat domain 3 isoform X1, whose translation is MEVMEIEAEEGEAQMEHVVEGHSEESDNDNADDLEIQVQTEDTKDNDENETKTKKAKETTLNESDVDSDQSCPICMDLWTSSGDHRLCCLRCGHLFGYSCILRWLQTSCTSGNRRCPQCNRRAAVKDIRMLYAKKLTSIDTSELDKLKEQLNNVSSEKNRIEMELSKYTLRQKLFEQQIASMRNRISELENQQSEINVHSCQKISKHMIKKFHLDRSIEICKDGGCRVLDYNPWFGFLVVSQKSTNMLFSGYGIKKIDSDKFQPRQFILLHNQVIRDITFNTTQHSLLLSVGFDKCAKLMDIQNHIILHTYQTGSPLWSCCWSGNNSNVFFAGAQNGSITQFDIRQTSGAVETLDNAGDRSPVVSLATVPFNPGSGISRGGFIACHLSTCYAYEQKDSKYLPKQIFLEGPFISVCYDQKNNHTLISSRPNARQPHARHIVCTIEKDSEESTICNVVHTFHAGNSQQLLSRPCYLNIENDTLVAAYQESSTSISLWSVSTGKQVNSLPVSDPVVDMCAVDVSNNLYLATLSSKKVRIYNHG
- the Rfwd3 gene encoding ring finger and WD repeat domain 3 isoform X2, which produces MEHVVEGHSEESDNDNADDLEIQVQTEDTKDNDENETKTKKAKETTLNESDVDSDQSCPICMDLWTSSGDHRLCCLRCGHLFGYSCILRWLQTSCTSGNRRCPQCNRRAAVKDIRMLYAKKLTSIDTSELDKLKEQLNNVSSEKNRIEMELSKYTLRQKLFEQQIASMRNRISELENQQSEINVHSCQKISKHMIKKFHLDRSIEICKDGGCRVLDYNPWFGFLVVSQKSTNMLFSGYGIKKIDSDKFQPRQFILLHNQVIRDITFNTTQHSLLLSVGFDKCAKLMDIQNHIILHTYQTGSPLWSCCWSGNNSNVFFAGAQNGSITQFDIRQTSGAVETLDNAGDRSPVVSLATVPFNPGSGISRGGFIACHLSTCYAYEQKDSKYLPKQIFLEGPFISVCYDQKNNHTLISSRPNARQPHARHIVCTIEKDSEESTICNVVHTFHAGNSQQLLSRPCYLNIENDTLVAAYQESSTSISLWSVSTGKQVNSLPVSDPVVDMCAVDVSNNLYLATLSSKKVRIYNHG